The genomic stretch CGCCCACACGCGCGGGATCGGCGTGCTCATCGCCGGCGCGGGAGGCGCCGCGGCGCTCCCCGGCGTCCTCGCCTCGCTCTCGCCGCTGCCGGTGATCGGGGTGCCGCTCGCCGCCACGCCGCTCGGCGGCCTCGACGCGCTCCTCTCGATCGCCCAGATGCCGAAGGGCGTTCCCGTCGCGACGGTGGCGATCGGCGCGTGGGGGGCGGCGAACGCCGGGCTCCTCGCGGCCCAGATCCTCGCGTCCGGCGATCCGGCGCTCGCGAAGCGGGTCGCCGCCTACCGAGACAAGCTCGCCGCCGAGGTGGACGAGCGGGCGCGCCGGGTCGCGGATACGATGAAGCAGCGGGGGACGTGACGGCGCGGCCCACCCGCGTCGTCTCCGTGGACCCGCGGCGGCCCGACGCCGCGGCGCTCGACGATGCGGCGGCGGTCCTGCGCGACGGCGGGCTCGTCGCGTTTCCGACGGAGACCTTCTACGGTCTCGGCGCCCTGGCGCTCGACCGCACC from Candidatus Methylomirabilota bacterium encodes the following:
- the purE gene encoding 5-(carboxyamino)imidazole ribonucleotide mutase, yielding MVRKETAVKGPARVGIVLGSDSDLEVMLEAVKVLDALEVGSEVVVASAHRTPDRTREYATTAHTRGIGVLIAGAGGAAALPGVLASLSPLPVIGVPLAATPLGGLDALLSIAQMPKGVPVATVAIGAWGAANAGLLAAQILASGDPALAKRVAAYRDKLAAEVDERARRVADTMKQRGT